From a single Nicotiana tabacum cultivar K326 chromosome 8, ASM71507v2, whole genome shotgun sequence genomic region:
- the LOC107775218 gene encoding uncharacterized protein LOC107775218: MKVHPTPIRKRNITLRNDIVLSAFSQKKLRRLPHIFAKVLELPFHSDADVSIQETSDSFRFVIPTDADDVGLGRNIAAHIVEIYPGVTKIVIRGDNVFDTSSSLSGLELDLWRFRLPAETLPELATAAYSDGELVVTVPKGVDEDGDGGDGDITGASRLVLVQ, encoded by the coding sequence ATGAAGGTTCATCCAACACCAATAAGGAAACGCAACATCACGCTACGGAACGACATCGTATTATCAGCTTTCTCTCAAAAGAAGCTCCGGCGACTCCCCCATATCTTCGCGAAGGTTCTAGAACTTCCGTTCCATTCCGATGCCGACGTGTCAATCCAAGAAACCTCCGATTCGTTCCGCTTCGTTATCCCAACTGATGCTGATGATGTGGGCTTGGGCCGTAATATTGCGGCTCACATAGTCGAGATCTATCCGGGTGTTACTAAGATTGTTATCCGAGGTGATAATGTTTTTGATACTTCGTCGTCTTTGTCTGGGTTGGAGCTCGACTTATGGCGGTTTCGGCTTCCGGCAGAAACTTTGCCGGAGCTGGCTACTGCCGCTTATAGTGACGGCGAGCTGGTTGTGACGGTGCCCAAAGGGGTGGATGAAGATGGTGATGGCGGCGATGGTGATATAACTGGAGCTAGTCGTCTTGTTCTTGTACAATAA